In the Colwellia sp. 20A7 genome, one interval contains:
- the fliF gene encoding flagellar basal-body MS-ring/collar protein FliF — translation MKGELTKAEPQPGNEVNLREKVVNFSNKISTAASHGERNVATIALLATLVAATIVIILWTSAKNYVPLYGNQESYDKANILEILDKEEITFRIDTDSGNILVPQEKLADARITLAARGIKASMPEGIENIGTKVSMGTSQFIESMQYQHALEGELARTIINMQGIRNARVHLAIPKRTLFVGRNEQQTAASVMVDLAPGHELKAENVEAIISLVIGSVPGLDPRSVSVVDQRGKLLSGNLYDSTPIGKETDKKLAFIEKVERNIEQRASIMLLPILGEGNYRIQVSTEVDFSVVEETKEAVDPQSVLKQERLKSDSMEDQFAGGIPGALANEPPLPDANEEEDNNERISERSESSREYENGRSVTHTRYEVGRLTTMSLSVLVNEAASSTEDGWQQENLDSLGQMVKTATGYNLERGDQFNITSFAFVEAKVLAPGEGLQWWQMPEVREYARYIFGLLISILLILFGVRPLVNHLIKGKNITTPAASLADDQANAANSEHTFERQSTPLDDALEKSSTEESKTAGSNANANSTIALPKIGSDFEEQIAHMQLLASRETERVTSVIKYWVEQGVESESGKS, via the coding sequence ATGAAAGGTGAATTAACAAAAGCTGAACCACAACCAGGTAATGAAGTGAACTTGCGCGAGAAAGTGGTTAACTTTTCCAATAAAATTAGTACAGCAGCGAGCCATGGTGAAAGAAACGTAGCAACAATTGCACTATTAGCTACTTTGGTTGCAGCCACTATTGTTATTATTTTATGGACATCAGCAAAAAATTACGTGCCTCTATATGGCAATCAAGAAAGTTATGATAAAGCTAATATTCTTGAAATTTTAGATAAAGAAGAAATTACCTTTCGAATAGATACTGATAGCGGTAATATCTTGGTGCCTCAAGAAAAGCTTGCTGATGCTCGTATCACTTTAGCTGCAAGAGGCATTAAAGCTTCTATGCCAGAAGGTATTGAAAATATTGGCACTAAAGTCTCAATGGGTACTAGTCAATTTATTGAATCAATGCAATATCAACATGCGCTCGAAGGAGAGCTTGCTCGTACAATAATCAATATGCAGGGAATACGTAATGCTCGTGTTCATTTAGCTATTCCGAAGCGTACTTTATTTGTTGGTCGTAATGAGCAACAAACTGCGGCATCGGTAATGGTTGATTTAGCACCTGGGCATGAATTGAAAGCTGAAAATGTTGAGGCGATTATCTCGTTAGTGATTGGTAGTGTACCTGGGCTAGATCCACGTTCTGTTTCTGTTGTTGATCAACGTGGCAAGTTACTCAGTGGTAACTTATACGATAGTACCCCTATCGGTAAGGAAACAGATAAGAAGCTCGCTTTTATTGAAAAAGTAGAGCGTAACATCGAGCAACGAGCATCGATTATGCTATTACCTATTTTAGGTGAAGGCAACTATCGAATTCAGGTCTCAACAGAAGTTGATTTCAGTGTTGTTGAGGAAACTAAAGAAGCCGTTGACCCTCAAAGTGTTCTTAAGCAAGAGCGATTAAAATCAGACTCTATGGAAGACCAATTTGCAGGCGGAATTCCGGGAGCACTGGCGAATGAACCACCATTACCTGACGCGAACGAAGAAGAAGATAACAACGAGCGAATTTCTGAACGTAGTGAGAGCAGTCGTGAATATGAAAATGGTCGTTCTGTAACACATACTCGCTATGAAGTTGGTCGTTTAACTACTATGAGTTTATCCGTACTGGTAAATGAGGCTGCATCGAGCACTGAAGACGGTTGGCAGCAAGAAAATCTTGATTCTTTAGGTCAAATGGTAAAAACCGCAACGGGATATAACCTAGAGCGCGGTGATCAGTTTAATATTACCAGCTTCGCTTTTGTTGAGGCAAAAGTACTAGCACCGGGTGAAGGATTACAGTGGTGGCAGATGCCTGAAGTACGTGAATATGCGCGTTATATTTTTGGTTTGTTGATAAGTATACTACTGATTTTATTTGGTGTACGTCCACTTGTGAACCATTTAATTAAAGGTAAAAATATTACGACTCCTGCTGCAAGCCTTGCTGATGATCAAGCGAATGCAGCTAACTCAGAGCACACGTTTGAGCGTCAAAGTACACCGCTTGATGACGCACTTGAGAAAAGTTCAACTGAAGAAAGTAAAACTGCTGGATCTAATGCTAATGCTAATTCTACTATTGCGCTACCTAAAATTGGTAGTGACTTTGAAGAGCAAATTGCACATATGCAATTATTGGCGAGCCGTGAAACTGAGCGTGTGACATCAGTCATTAAATATTGGGTAGAGCAAGGAGTTGAAAGTGAATCAGGAAAATCATGA
- a CDS encoding FliG C-terminal domain-containing protein: MNQENHDGIDISAKGPDRAAISIPALDRAAILLLSMGEENAASVIRKLGRREVKAISERMAKISNITKNDVANTLTHFFDCYRNESGVNGASRAYLERALDKAVGRRLARGMLDDIYGGAMNDDLRRLEWVPAELIMRFLEQEHVQMQALFLAFLPPEQAAAVIALFPEAKHDDLLYRIASLREVSEHVMDDIRLTIEACIEFVGCQVGAQVNGVDKVAEIMSRYSGNKSHIISVMKKHDNNVADAIQERMYDFSSLTLQSDEILSQLLNDIPDELWTMALKGSKPDFMERLLSSLPKRLAQVYTQQIENLASQPVSKVEGARREIMNIIRDMSKKGEVDYRLFQEETAG; encoded by the coding sequence GTGAATCAGGAAAATCATGATGGTATAGATATATCAGCAAAAGGGCCAGATCGTGCCGCTATATCAATACCAGCACTAGACCGTGCAGCTATTTTATTACTCAGTATGGGTGAAGAAAATGCGGCAAGTGTTATACGTAAATTAGGTCGACGAGAAGTTAAAGCTATTTCAGAACGTATGGCAAAAATATCCAATATTACCAAAAATGATGTTGCTAATACACTGACCCACTTTTTTGATTGTTATCGTAATGAAAGTGGCGTAAATGGTGCTTCTCGTGCATACCTAGAACGTGCTTTGGATAAGGCTGTAGGTCGACGTCTTGCTCGAGGTATGCTTGATGATATTTACGGTGGTGCTATGAATGATGATTTACGTCGTTTGGAATGGGTGCCTGCCGAACTTATTATGCGTTTTTTAGAGCAAGAACATGTACAAATGCAGGCGCTATTTTTGGCTTTTTTACCGCCAGAGCAAGCGGCAGCTGTTATAGCACTATTTCCAGAGGCAAAACATGATGATTTATTGTACCGGATAGCAAGTTTACGCGAAGTCAGTGAACATGTAATGGACGATATTCGTTTGACAATTGAAGCTTGTATTGAATTTGTCGGTTGTCAAGTTGGTGCACAGGTTAATGGTGTTGATAAAGTAGCTGAAATTATGAGTCGATACAGTGGTAATAAGAGTCATATTATCTCGGTAATGAAAAAGCACGATAATAATGTTGCGGATGCGATCCAAGAGCGTATGTATGACTTTAGCAGTCTAACTTTACAGTCAGACGAAATATTATCTCAATTGTTAAATGATATACCAGATGAACTTTGGACGATGGCATTAAAAGGATCGAAACCTGATTTTATGGAACGTCTATTAAGCTCGTTACCTAAGCGTTTGGCACAAGTATATACACAGCAAATTGAAAACTTAGCATCACAGCCTGTTAGTAAAGTTGAAGGCGCTAGACGGGAAATTATGAACATAATACGAGATATGAGTAAAAAAGGTGAAGTTGATTATAGGCTCTTCCAAGAAGAAACGGCTGGTTAA
- a CDS encoding FliH/SctL family protein, producing MMSEPFRFPTLEKTDQQQSLHQRLEQAEKFGWQKGFDEGVRQNTEEKKEKMAQEINERVEALIKEQLDEHKQALLSRFNVLFEQSEKNINLQSDDVIKELCVLITKVTKTVLDCELKMQPERMIVLVQQAIELLAGRDKIKEIIFSSADKDWLDGVGLEVFTTQVTFDEQLPQGDVQLIADKQTHSLSFSQRLDALLSEATTALLSDD from the coding sequence ATGATGAGTGAACCGTTTCGATTTCCTACGCTGGAAAAAACTGATCAGCAGCAAAGCTTACATCAACGATTAGAGCAAGCCGAAAAGTTTGGTTGGCAAAAAGGCTTTGATGAAGGCGTGCGTCAGAACACTGAAGAAAAAAAAGAAAAAATGGCTCAGGAAATTAATGAGCGAGTGGAAGCGTTAATTAAAGAGCAGTTAGATGAGCATAAACAAGCATTACTTTCGCGCTTTAATGTTCTATTTGAACAGTCTGAAAAAAATATTAACTTACAGTCAGATGACGTTATTAAAGAGTTATGTGTCTTAATCACTAAAGTCACAAAAACGGTATTAGATTGTGAGTTAAAAATGCAGCCTGAACGTATGATAGTTCTTGTTCAGCAAGCTATAGAACTATTAGCTGGGCGCGACAAGATCAAGGAAATTATTTTTTCATCAGCCGATAAAGATTGGCTTGATGGCGTTGGCTTAGAGGTTTTTACCACACAGGTTACGTTTGATGAACAGCTACCCCAAGGTGATGTTCAACTGATTGCTGATAAGCAAACGCATAGTTTATCATTCTCGCAACGTTTAGATGCCTTGCTAAGTGAAGCTACTACTGCGCTACTGAGCGATGATTAA
- a CDS encoding FliI/YscN family ATPase, which translates to MNNTLLDRLGKATSALTSPPLLQSYGRLVRVNGLTLTAVGGVFTMGKKYQVESIDGTWYDVEVIGFHESEAYLMPLNKIQDLYAGARVRVAKNEPSICIDKRLLGRVLDAQMNPIDGLGPLAQDQSSVPLKLSKSAQLNPLQRKGVTEPLDVGIRAINSLFAVGKGQRLGLFAGSGVGKSKLLGMMTKFTSADVVIVSLVGERGWEVKEFIEQSLGPEGLKKAIIIASPADDSPLLRAKAAELSHQLAIYFRDQNLNVLLLMDSLTRYAQAYREIGLSVGELPASKGYPPSVYSKLTQLVESSGNSEKSQGSMTAIYTVLAEGDDQQDPIADNARAILDGHIVLDRTLAEKGHYPAINIGASISRVMPNIVNPAQLQNCYTLKKLYSRYLQVHELIPLGAYQAGKDAELDAAVTLYPKIEAFLCQNLNEKINFSDSALQLELIMGKYNAN; encoded by the coding sequence ATGAATAACACCCTATTAGATCGCTTAGGAAAAGCAACTTCCGCGTTAACATCTCCGCCGCTATTACAAAGCTATGGCCGCTTAGTCCGTGTAAATGGCTTAACACTAACAGCGGTGGGTGGCGTTTTTACTATGGGGAAAAAATATCAAGTAGAGAGTATTGATGGTACTTGGTATGACGTTGAAGTAATTGGTTTTCATGAGTCTGAAGCTTATTTAATGCCATTAAATAAAATACAAGACTTGTATGCTGGCGCTCGTGTTAGAGTGGCAAAAAATGAGCCTTCTATTTGTATTGATAAGCGATTATTGGGGCGTGTACTTGATGCACAAATGAATCCTATTGATGGCCTAGGGCCATTGGCACAAGATCAAAGTAGTGTCCCGCTTAAACTTTCAAAATCCGCTCAATTGAACCCCTTACAACGTAAAGGTGTAACAGAACCATTAGATGTTGGTATTCGAGCTATTAATAGTTTATTTGCTGTGGGTAAAGGCCAGCGCTTGGGGTTGTTTGCAGGGTCAGGGGTAGGTAAAAGTAAACTATTAGGTATGATGACTAAGTTTACCTCGGCGGATGTTGTTATTGTTTCGCTTGTCGGTGAGCGAGGTTGGGAAGTTAAAGAATTTATCGAACAAAGCCTGGGTCCCGAAGGCTTAAAAAAAGCAATTATTATTGCTTCTCCAGCTGATGATTCTCCTTTGCTTAGGGCTAAAGCTGCTGAGTTAAGCCACCAACTGGCAATTTATTTTCGTGATCAAAATCTCAATGTGCTGCTACTGATGGATTCATTAACGCGATATGCGCAAGCATACCGTGAAATAGGCCTATCTGTAGGAGAATTACCTGCTTCTAAAGGCTATCCACCTTCAGTGTATAGTAAATTAACTCAGCTGGTTGAAAGCTCAGGTAATAGCGAAAAAAGCCAAGGGTCAATGACGGCGATTTATACTGTACTAGCCGAAGGTGATGATCAGCAAGATCCTATTGCTGATAACGCGCGGGCAATCTTAGATGGTCATATTGTACTTGATCGTACGTTGGCTGAAAAAGGGCATTATCCGGCGATAAATATTGGTGCCTCTATTAGTCGTGTTATGCCAAATATTGTTAATCCAGCGCAACTGCAAAATTGCTATACATTAAAGAAATTATACAGCCGCTACTTACAAGTTCATGAGCTTATTCCTCTTGGTGCATATCAAGCGGGTAAAGATGCAGAACTCGATGCCGCTGTGACTTTATATCCAAAAATTGAAGCATTTTTGTGTCAAAATCTTAATGAAAAAATTAATTTTTCGGACTCTGCTTTACAGTTAGAACTGATAATGGGGAAGTATAATGCTAACTAA
- a CDS encoding purine-cytosine permease family protein, with translation MSDIQRDNSFSDINEEQMPVAKSKLHGWKHFAGLYAGEHVAATEFVIGATFVALGASTKDILLGLVIGNLLAMMSWRLLTAPIAVETRLSLYNYLNKIAGNSMTKLYNWANVVIFSVISAAMITVSSTAVRFLFDIPAQLNWYPSSFWFVAIVLAVGSIVVFVAMYGFSTVADFSKICAPWLFVIFIAGSFTLFPALSNHVLGTTTLTGWGDFMTIGDSSIWTGFTSDGEKGIGLFEVIGFAWAANSITHFGLIDMAIFRFAKRKSYGLFSGVGMFFGHYLAWISAGIMGAGAAVLLKTSITSLDPGDVAYHALGLTGFVIIIIAGWTTANANLYRAGLAAQSIFVNQSREKTTAIVGVVTVIIACFPFVFSQMLPLLTYAGLLVVPVGGIVFAEHVLFPKVGLTRYWAQYQKISRSVPAIATWALALVFGFGLNILDVMSFYYLFIPTWIFSIVIYTFLAKQYGADKDYTREEAAELFEQQEIIAYQAEQAINNKPFILDTSLISKLLNVVSVISLLVITGFACQVMFFSESMDIYDANKAEFEFYCFIFTITYFASAYMSLKREKALNK, from the coding sequence ATGTCTGATATTCAGAGAGATAATTCATTTAGTGATATAAATGAAGAACAAATGCCCGTTGCAAAAAGCAAATTACATGGCTGGAAACATTTTGCCGGTTTATATGCTGGTGAGCATGTGGCCGCAACAGAATTTGTAATTGGAGCAACCTTTGTTGCCTTAGGTGCATCGACCAAAGATATCCTCTTAGGTTTGGTTATCGGTAACTTATTAGCAATGATGTCTTGGCGGTTATTAACAGCACCAATTGCCGTTGAAACCCGCTTAAGTTTATATAATTACCTTAATAAAATTGCGGGTAATTCAATGACTAAGCTTTATAATTGGGCTAACGTCGTTATATTTTCCGTAATATCCGCAGCCATGATCACCGTATCCTCTACCGCGGTCAGATTTTTATTTGATATTCCAGCACAGCTGAATTGGTACCCAAGCAGCTTTTGGTTTGTGGCTATTGTTCTAGCGGTAGGCTCTATAGTCGTGTTTGTTGCTATGTACGGGTTTTCTACGGTCGCTGACTTCTCCAAAATATGTGCGCCTTGGTTATTTGTTATTTTCATCGCGGGCTCATTCACGCTTTTCCCTGCGTTATCTAATCATGTTTTAGGAACCACAACCTTAACAGGGTGGGGCGATTTTATGACTATTGGTGATAGCTCTATTTGGACCGGATTTACCAGTGATGGTGAAAAGGGCATTGGCCTGTTTGAAGTTATTGGTTTCGCTTGGGCAGCTAACTCAATTACACACTTTGGTTTAATTGATATGGCTATATTCCGTTTTGCTAAACGTAAAAGTTATGGTTTGTTTTCTGGTGTTGGTATGTTCTTCGGTCATTACCTAGCATGGATATCGGCAGGTATTATGGGCGCAGGCGCTGCGGTATTACTTAAAACAAGTATTACCTCATTAGATCCTGGTGATGTTGCCTACCACGCATTAGGTTTAACTGGTTTTGTGATTATTATTATTGCCGGCTGGACAACAGCTAACGCTAATTTATACCGTGCAGGCCTAGCTGCTCAGTCTATTTTTGTAAATCAATCACGTGAAAAAACAACGGCGATTGTTGGTGTTGTTACTGTAATTATTGCGTGTTTCCCATTTGTATTCTCTCAAATGTTACCGCTATTAACTTATGCTGGTTTATTAGTTGTGCCCGTTGGCGGTATTGTATTTGCGGAACATGTTTTATTTCCAAAGGTTGGTTTAACGCGTTACTGGGCTCAATACCAAAAAATTTCTCGTAGTGTTCCAGCGATTGCCACTTGGGCTTTAGCATTAGTATTTGGCTTTGGTTTAAATATTTTAGATGTTATGTCTTTTTATTACTTATTCATCCCTACCTGGATATTTAGCATTGTTATTTATACCTTCTTAGCTAAGCAATATGGTGCTGATAAAGATTACACAAGAGAAGAAGCAGCAGAATTATTTGAGCAACAAGAAATTATTGCCTATCAAGCTGAGCAAGCTATTAACAACAAGCCTTTTATTCTTGATACAAGTTTAATAAGCAAACTGTTAAATGTTGTCTCAGTTATTTCATTATTAGTTATTACTGGCTTTGCTTGTCAGGTTATGTTTTTTAGCGAAAGCATGGACATTTATGATGCTAATAAAGCGGAATTTGAATTTTACTGTTTCATTTTTACTATCACGTATTTCGCTAGCGCCTATATGTCGCTTAAACGTGAAAAAGCGCTGAACAAGTAA
- a CDS encoding mannitol dehydrogenase family protein — protein MTTTPLNETQSSSLNQLTLANLPSNIDIPTYDRTKLKAGIVHIGVGGFHRAHQAMYVNELLKKPGSEQWAICGVGLLENNRGLRDILVKQDYLYSLVVRHPNGQIDNKVIGSMIDFIFAPDSKQAVIEKLAHNDTKIVSLTITEGGYNLNPITGDLNLENASIIHDIENPEDPTTAFGYIAAALQIRKNQGMPAFTVQSCDNIQHNGAVTRKMLLTFTQQQDPELSQWIATHVEFPNAMVDRITPVTTKTDIEYVADTFGLTDEWPITCESFSQWVIEDNFSDGRPNWDLVGAQFVTDVTPFEKMKIRLLNAGHSVLGLLGSIHGYATIDETVSDKDFAQYLRAFMDLEVTPLLDELEGIDLEEYKDTLIERFSNPNIKDNLARICSESSAKLPKFLIATISENLALGRDCSLATLVIATWCLYSDKQVNEAVEALDIQDAMQGELAKYAHKTTEDKLAFLRINSLFGDLIEQPAFSELYAQAIDELYLPISNIKNIMKNTLNQKLAAEKL, from the coding sequence ATGACCACTACCCCACTAAATGAAACCCAAAGCAGCTCGTTAAACCAGTTAACATTAGCTAATTTACCTAGCAATATTGATATTCCTACTTATGATCGTACTAAGCTTAAAGCGGGTATTGTGCATATTGGTGTCGGTGGTTTTCATCGTGCACATCAAGCGATGTATGTTAATGAATTATTGAAAAAACCTGGCTCAGAGCAATGGGCTATCTGTGGTGTGGGTTTACTAGAAAATAATCGTGGTTTACGTGATATTTTAGTTAAACAAGACTACTTGTATTCTTTAGTGGTACGTCACCCTAATGGCCAAATAGATAATAAAGTTATTGGCTCGATGATTGATTTTATCTTCGCACCAGACAGCAAACAAGCAGTGATAGAGAAGTTAGCACATAACGACACTAAAATTGTATCGTTAACTATTACAGAGGGTGGTTATAACCTAAACCCTATTACAGGCGATTTAAATTTAGAAAACGCCAGTATAATACACGATATTGAAAACCCTGAAGATCCAACTACCGCATTTGGTTATATCGCTGCGGCTTTGCAAATACGTAAAAACCAAGGCATGCCAGCTTTCACTGTGCAATCTTGTGACAACATTCAACATAATGGTGCTGTAACTCGTAAAATGTTACTTACTTTTACACAGCAGCAAGATCCTGAATTAAGCCAGTGGATTGCAACGCATGTTGAATTTCCAAATGCTATGGTAGATCGTATTACGCCGGTAACAACAAAAACTGATATCGAATACGTTGCTGACACTTTTGGTTTAACCGACGAATGGCCTATTACTTGTGAGTCATTCTCGCAATGGGTAATTGAAGACAACTTCAGTGACGGCCGTCCAAATTGGGATTTAGTTGGTGCTCAGTTTGTCACAGATGTAACACCGTTTGAAAAAATGAAAATACGTTTATTGAACGCAGGTCATTCAGTATTAGGTTTATTAGGTTCAATCCACGGTTACGCAACGATAGATGAAACCGTATCAGATAAAGACTTTGCCCAATACTTACGCGCTTTTATGGATTTAGAGGTTACGCCATTACTTGATGAGCTAGAGGGTATTGATTTAGAAGAATACAAAGACACGTTAATTGAACGTTTCTCAAATCCAAATATTAAAGATAACCTAGCGCGTATTTGTTCGGAAAGTTCAGCTAAATTGCCTAAGTTTTTAATCGCAACGATTAGCGAAAACTTAGCGCTGGGTCGTGACTGTTCATTAGCCACGTTAGTTATTGCAACCTGGTGTTTATACAGCGACAAACAAGTTAATGAAGCAGTAGAAGCGTTAGATATTCAAGATGCAATGCAAGGTGAACTTGCTAAGTATGCGCATAAAACCACTGAAGACAAGTTAGCTTTCTTAAGAATTAATAGCTTGTTTGGCGATCTTATTGAACAACCTGCTTTTAGTGAGCTGTATGCCCAAGCGATTGATGAATTATATTTACCAATAAGCAATATCAAAAATATTATGAAAAACACGCTTAACCAAAAACTAGCAGCGGAGAAATTATAA
- a CDS encoding carbohydrate kinase family protein, giving the protein MNSLFINDKAPSEITINCFGEVLWDCFASGKRLGGAPLNVCLRLNSLGIKAQMLSAVGDDILGHEILEQIKSRQMNTDFIAVNSTKKTSTVEVTLDQSGSASYEIVADTAWDNIVLTPALIEQVMSADIFVFGSLIGRQATSLNTLRELIEVAKFKIFDVNLRKPHYQLETLVELMKVADFVKLNDDELYEIAHAMGSKFNSLEQNLEFIAEKTNTPYMCVTKGSHGALLKINDKNYYNSGFLINVVDTVGAGDSFLGSLIYQLCNTTNAQYAVDFACAVGAMVAQSHGATPELSIQDIEQFINPA; this is encoded by the coding sequence ATGAATAGCTTATTCATCAATGATAAAGCGCCAAGTGAAATCACCATCAATTGCTTTGGTGAAGTGTTATGGGATTGTTTTGCTAGTGGTAAACGTTTAGGTGGCGCGCCATTAAACGTATGCTTACGCTTAAACTCTCTTGGCATAAAAGCGCAAATGCTCAGTGCTGTGGGTGATGATATTTTAGGCCATGAAATATTAGAGCAAATTAAAAGCCGACAAATGAATACTGACTTTATTGCCGTTAATTCGACAAAGAAAACCAGTACGGTTGAAGTGACATTAGATCAAAGTGGCTCAGCCTCTTACGAAATTGTGGCAGATACAGCTTGGGATAACATTGTTTTAACGCCTGCACTTATTGAACAAGTAATGTCTGCTGATATTTTTGTTTTTGGTAGTTTAATTGGCCGTCAAGCAACCTCATTAAACACATTAAGAGAGTTAATAGAGGTAGCAAAATTTAAGATTTTTGATGTTAACTTACGTAAACCTCATTATCAGCTTGAAACTTTAGTTGAACTGATGAAAGTGGCAGATTTTGTTAAGTTGAACGATGATGAACTATATGAAATTGCGCATGCTATGGGCTCTAAATTTAACTCGTTAGAACAAAATCTTGAGTTTATTGCCGAAAAAACTAATACACCTTATATGTGCGTCACCAAAGGTTCTCATGGGGCTTTGCTTAAAATTAATGATAAAAACTATTATAACTCAGGCTTTCTTATCAACGTTGTTGATACGGTAGGCGCGGGTGATTCATTCTTAGGTTCTTTGATTTATCAGCTCTGTAATACAACTAATGCACAATATGCGGTTGATTTTGCCTGTGCTGTTGGTGCTATGGTGGCACAAAGTCATGGTGCGACACCTGAATTATCAATTCAAGATATTGAACAGTTTATTAATCCAGCGTAA
- a CDS encoding HAD family hydrolase, whose product MTKSIAISTHEPIHLIIFDCDGVLVDSEILSQRVLLSMLKELGVVVSEDYFLTNFLGFNFKHVTAKVFDDFSVILTSEFRERYRAELIKVFAVELQQTNDLEWMLSQLKVNSCVATSGSPEKVKNSLHYTKLEDYFAGKVFTSSEVKNGKPAPDLFLHAAKKMGVAPENCLVIEDSNAGVCAAQAANMNVIRYVGASHFKTIVTQMPDGINIDRFNSDSFKSVCTIEHWQQLLEQVPSLISSCNIER is encoded by the coding sequence TTGACCAAATCTATAGCTATATCTACACATGAACCGATACATTTAATTATCTTCGATTGTGATGGCGTGTTAGTCGATAGTGAAATATTAAGTCAGCGTGTATTGCTAAGCATGCTTAAAGAGCTAGGCGTAGTAGTATCTGAAGATTATTTCCTTACTAACTTCCTAGGGTTTAATTTTAAGCATGTTACGGCTAAAGTCTTTGACGACTTTTCAGTTATCCTTACTAGTGAATTTCGCGAACGCTATCGAGCAGAGCTTATTAAAGTTTTTGCCGTCGAGCTTCAACAGACAAATGATCTTGAGTGGATGCTATCTCAGCTTAAGGTAAACAGCTGTGTTGCTACGAGTGGTAGCCCAGAAAAAGTAAAAAACTCGTTACATTATACCAAGCTTGAAGACTATTTCGCTGGCAAGGTATTTACCTCTTCTGAGGTTAAAAACGGGAAGCCAGCCCCTGATCTATTTTTACATGCCGCTAAAAAAATGGGTGTTGCACCTGAAAATTGTTTAGTAATAGAAGATTCGAATGCAGGTGTGTGCGCTGCCCAAGCGGCTAATATGAATGTCATCAGGTATGTTGGCGCTAGTCATTTTAAAACTATCGTTACTCAAATGCCTGATGGTATTAATATTGATAGATTTAATAGTGATAGTTTTAAGAGTGTTTGTACAATTGAGCATTGGCAACAATTATTAGAGCAAGTACCTTCGCTTATTTCATCATGCAACATCGAGAGGTAA
- a CDS encoding sugar-binding transcriptional regulator, with the protein MLKRSKSEIRKLDDAAKAGWLYYVAGNTQEEIAKKLNISRQSAQRMVALSVSEGLIKVRLEHPIAKCMDLQLQLKSRFGLTSCTVVPSDNSEPNSTLGLAQAGAKEIEFHLKSPEPKVIAMGTGRVLRACVEELALLNCEQHQIVALLGNMALDGSASSYDVVMRMAEHINAKHYPMPLPVLPSSKEEKEQLHAQRYIANNLKLASQADVTFIGVGNLAINSPLHIDGFVSPEELEELQTKGAVGELISWVLDVDGNLIDCTVNQRVASTPLKVNPDKAVYAIAAGEEKVLAILGALRSKLINGLITNEYTAERLLSIA; encoded by the coding sequence GTGTTAAAGCGATCTAAGTCAGAAATAAGAAAGTTAGACGATGCCGCTAAAGCCGGTTGGTTGTATTACGTTGCAGGTAATACGCAAGAAGAAATAGCTAAAAAACTCAATATATCGCGTCAATCAGCGCAGCGAATGGTAGCATTATCAGTTAGCGAAGGCTTGATTAAAGTCAGGTTAGAGCATCCAATAGCTAAGTGCATGGACCTTCAGCTCCAGCTTAAAAGTCGTTTTGGCTTAACGTCATGTACGGTTGTGCCAAGCGACAATAGTGAGCCAAATTCTACATTAGGACTTGCTCAAGCGGGCGCTAAAGAAATAGAATTTCATTTAAAATCGCCAGAGCCGAAAGTAATAGCGATGGGAACTGGTCGAGTTTTACGTGCTTGTGTGGAAGAATTGGCTTTATTGAACTGTGAACAACATCAAATAGTTGCTTTATTGGGTAATATGGCTTTAGATGGTTCAGCTTCATCATACGATGTTGTGATGCGCATGGCTGAACATATTAACGCTAAGCATTATCCTATGCCTTTACCTGTACTTCCGAGCAGCAAAGAAGAAAAAGAACAATTGCATGCTCAGCGCTATATTGCGAATAATTTAAAATTAGCATCGCAAGCTGACGTTACTTTTATTGGGGTAGGTAATTTAGCCATTAATTCACCGCTTCATATAGACGGTTTTGTCAGCCCAGAAGAACTTGAAGAGCTACAAACTAAAGGCGCGGTAGGAGAGTTAATTAGTTGGGTATTAGATGTTGACGGTAATCTGATTGATTGCACTGTTAATCAACGAGTTGCTAGCACTCCTTTGAAAGTAAACCCTGATAAGGCTGTGTATGCTATTGCTGCGGGTGAAGAAAAGGTATTAGCAATATTAGGTGCGCTTAGATCTAAACTAATTAATGGCTTAATCACCAATGAATACACAGCCGAACGCTTATTAAGCATAGCGTAA